Proteins encoded together in one Entomobacter blattae window:
- a CDS encoding NarK family nitrate/nitrite MFS transporter, whose translation MSQTSSSGPSQKSSGSIKVWNPEDPVFWETQGHKVASRNLWISVFCLFLAFCVWMLFSAVTVRLNAVGFNFTNQQLFLLTALPSITGAVLRVPYSFAIPIFGGRRWTAYSTAFLIIPCLWLGFAVQNKETSLYSFAAIALLCGLGGANFASSMSNISFFFPKAKQGSALGINGGLGNLGVSVMQFVVPLAISYGLFSFLGGEGVPQSNGSVLWMENAAWIWIPFLVVASLAAWFGMNDLATSKASFSEMIPILWQKHMWILSILYLSTFGSFIGFSAGFAMLTKTQFPEVSVLQYVFIGPLLGALARSVGGVMADRFGGVRVTGTNFIIMVFLTIAVFFTLPSGGEGGSFAAFFTIFMLLFLTAGLGSGSAFQMIAVVFRRFTFYRIKNKGGSDNEANRVAITDTASALGFISAIGAIGGFFIPKAFSYSLSLTGSPAGALKIFLVFYVACIVITWFIYGKDQFMTKSQK comes from the coding sequence ATGAGTCAAACATCCAGTTCAGGCCCGAGCCAGAAATCTTCTGGGTCAATAAAAGTATGGAACCCGGAAGATCCTGTATTTTGGGAAACACAGGGCCATAAGGTGGCTAGCCGTAATTTATGGATTTCTGTTTTCTGCCTATTTTTGGCCTTTTGTGTATGGATGTTGTTTAGCGCGGTAACCGTAAGGTTAAATGCTGTTGGTTTTAATTTTACCAATCAGCAGTTGTTTTTGCTTACCGCTTTGCCTTCTATTACAGGGGCGGTACTGCGGGTTCCTTATTCTTTTGCGATCCCTATCTTTGGGGGCCGACGTTGGACAGCCTATAGCACGGCTTTTCTGATAATCCCGTGTCTGTGGCTAGGGTTTGCTGTGCAGAATAAGGAGACATCTCTTTATTCTTTTGCAGCCATTGCCTTGCTATGTGGGTTGGGGGGAGCGAATTTTGCTTCCAGTATGTCCAACATCAGTTTTTTCTTTCCAAAGGCCAAACAGGGGAGTGCTCTAGGTATTAATGGGGGCTTGGGCAATCTGGGGGTAAGTGTAATGCAATTTGTGGTTCCACTTGCGATCAGTTATGGCTTGTTTTCCTTTTTGGGGGGAGAAGGTGTGCCGCAGTCCAATGGGTCGGTCTTGTGGATGGAAAATGCAGCCTGGATTTGGATCCCCTTTCTCGTTGTGGCTTCTTTGGCTGCCTGGTTCGGCATGAATGACCTTGCCACTAGCAAGGCCTCCTTTTCTGAGATGATCCCCATTTTATGGCAAAAGCATATGTGGATACTCAGCATTCTCTACCTTTCAACCTTTGGCTCTTTTATTGGGTTTTCTGCAGGCTTTGCCATGCTCACCAAAACCCAGTTTCCCGAAGTTTCGGTTCTTCAGTATGTTTTTATTGGCCCTTTATTGGGAGCTTTGGCTCGCTCAGTAGGGGGGGTGATGGCTGATCGATTTGGGGGTGTAAGGGTTACAGGGACTAATTTTATTATCATGGTCTTTCTGACCATTGCGGTTTTCTTTACATTGCCTAGCGGTGGAGAAGGGGGCTCTTTTGCGGCGTTCTTTACTATTTTCATGCTGCTATTTTTAACAGCAGGCTTGGGAAGTGGTTCTGCTTTCCAAATGATTGCAGTTGTTTTTCGTAGATTTACGTTCTACCGTATTAAAAATAAAGGGGGTAGTGATAACGAGGCCAACCGGGTTGCTATAACCGATACCGCTTCGGCTCTTGGGTTTATTTCCGCCATTGGCGCCATAGGGGGCTTTTTTATTCCCAAAGCCTTTAGCTATTCTTTAAGTTTAACAGGTTCTCCAGCAGGAGCTTTAAAGATCTTCCTGGTATTTTATGTAGCTTGCATCGTTATTACTTGGTTCATTTATGGAAAAGACCAGTTTATGACCAAATCTCAAAAATAA
- a CDS encoding multidrug effflux MFS transporter — MNINSTTKAIYSPSLPSRWMPVILGILTAVGPVSTDIYLPAFPQLEKGLHGLPGSAQFTLSVWFVGLAIGQITLGPLSDRFGRRGPMLIGTVIYTLSSIGCAMAPNIVVFSVFRFFASLGASASLVVPSAAVRDIVRGNMASKMMSQLVLIMGIVPILAPTLGGLVLHVTTWRAIFWASAVYGMVCIFMIWRVLPETLIVEKRVFLPISAFLGRYITLCKDRGFISHSVISGFSAFVSFTYLSAAPAVFMHLFGLTPAQFGMMFGLFAVGMIGASQLNGMLVSRVGSRKLLSLSTFLAMVGTLILTILAIIVELEQIPLHGGVMIAFVVFLLLTLATTGMIGPNAMVGALANHPRFAGSAAAFIGTLQYVLGAVAGFIIGKLPVHSVIPMAVTMLLGSIAMVIAARLRPLNMDIDNDEEPELGVISH; from the coding sequence ATGAATATAAATTCAACAACCAAGGCCATTTATAGCCCATCCTTACCCTCTCGATGGATGCCTGTTATCCTAGGGATTTTAACGGCGGTTGGTCCTGTTTCTACAGATATTTACCTTCCTGCTTTCCCTCAGCTGGAAAAAGGCCTTCATGGTTTGCCTGGTTCAGCCCAATTTACACTTTCTGTGTGGTTTGTAGGGTTGGCCATTGGGCAGATTACCCTTGGGCCTCTTTCAGACCGTTTTGGTAGGCGTGGGCCCATGCTGATTGGCACAGTGATTTATACCCTTTCTTCTATTGGGTGTGCTATGGCCCCTAATATTGTGGTATTTTCTGTGTTTAGGTTTTTTGCCTCGTTAGGGGCATCGGCTAGTTTGGTAGTGCCAAGCGCAGCCGTAAGAGATATTGTTCGGGGTAATATGGCCTCTAAAATGATGTCCCAATTGGTTCTTATTATGGGGATTGTTCCCATTCTTGCTCCCACACTTGGCGGTTTGGTTTTACATGTGACGACATGGCGTGCCATTTTTTGGGCATCGGCTGTGTATGGAATGGTCTGTATTTTCATGATTTGGCGGGTGCTTCCTGAAACGCTCATAGTAGAGAAAAGGGTATTTTTACCTATTTCAGCATTTTTGGGGCGGTATATAACCTTGTGCAAGGATAGGGGTTTTATTTCCCATTCTGTCATTAGTGGTTTTAGTGCCTTTGTCTCCTTTACCTATCTTTCAGCAGCACCCGCCGTATTTATGCACCTGTTTGGATTAACGCCTGCCCAATTCGGTATGATGTTTGGGCTGTTTGCTGTGGGCATGATTGGGGCCTCTCAATTAAATGGTATGTTGGTGAGCCGCGTGGGATCCCGAAAACTGTTAAGCCTATCAACTTTTTTAGCCATGGTCGGCACACTGATCTTAACTATTCTTGCAATCATTGTTGAGTTAGAACAGATCCCCCTCCATGGAGGCGTTATGATTGCCTTTGTCGTCTTTCTTTTGTTAACCTTGGCGACTACGGGAATGATTGGCCCCAACGCCATGGTTGGCGCTTTGGCTAATCACCCACGTTTTGCTGGGAGTGCAGCGGCCTTTATTGGAACCCTACAATATGTTCTTGGGGCGGTAGCAGGGTTTATTATTGGCAAACTGCCTGTTCATTCGGTTATTCCTATGGCTGTGACCATGCTGTTAGGAAGTATTGCTATGGTGATTGCTGCGCGGTTAAGGCCTTTAAATATGGATATTGATAATGATGAGGAGCCCGAATTAGGGGTTATCTCCCATTAG
- a CDS encoding TVP38/TMEM64 family protein has product MKKTGFSSLTQCLKERFPAFSFIVQTVVLVGTLLGIGLIVQQSHFLMDILQHKAIFQGVWGKGLFLGIGILICSVGLPRQAVCFVAGFLYGVVFGIAFATLITLVGSVLAFMWARWIGREKIQKLLRRKGPFAARIRKVHEYFTSSPFFSVLGLRLMPVGSALAVNVASGLSHVPMASFIWATLIGSLPQTVIFVLLGSGIQVGNNVRLIISAILLVLSIIAGVFVLQANRAKSKPNKIKNNPFPFQ; this is encoded by the coding sequence GTGAAAAAAACAGGTTTTAGTTCCCTTACACAATGCCTCAAAGAAAGGTTTCCAGCTTTTTCCTTTATTGTGCAAACGGTTGTTTTGGTTGGAACGCTGTTAGGAATTGGCTTGATAGTTCAACAGAGCCATTTTTTAATGGATATCCTTCAGCATAAAGCCATTTTTCAGGGTGTGTGGGGCAAGGGGTTATTTTTGGGGATTGGGATTTTAATCTGTTCTGTCGGGCTGCCACGACAGGCTGTATGTTTTGTAGCTGGCTTTTTATATGGGGTAGTTTTTGGAATAGCCTTTGCAACCTTGATTACCTTAGTGGGTTCTGTGTTGGCCTTTATGTGGGCACGCTGGATTGGCCGTGAAAAAATTCAAAAACTGCTCCGCCGGAAGGGTCCATTTGCGGCCAGGATTCGTAAAGTGCATGAGTATTTTACCTCTTCTCCCTTTTTTTCCGTTTTAGGTTTAAGGCTTATGCCCGTAGGTTCTGCTCTGGCTGTTAATGTGGCCTCTGGCCTTAGTCATGTGCCTATGGCTTCCTTCATTTGGGCAACCCTGATAGGAAGCCTCCCTCAAACGGTTATTTTTGTGCTTTTGGGGAGTGGCATACAGGTTGGGAATAATGTTCGCCTTATCATCAGTGCTATTTTGCTCGTTTTATCCATCATTGCCGGCGTTTTCGTCTTACAGGCTAATCGGGCTAAATCTAAGCCCAACAAAATAAAGAATAATCCCTTTCCCTTTCAATAA
- a CDS encoding COX15/CtaA family protein, which yields MLLGMISLGGATRLTGSGLSIMEWNPIQGIIPPLSHAEWERLFALYKTIPQYKILHNGFSLHDFQTIFWLEWIHRFWGRLMGFALVLPLIYFIYKKMVTVRLALILGGLFVLGGLQGLIGWFMVASGFNPNSTAVAPVRLVLHLLFALLLYAALLWTAFSTYWPKQPLQQSYKTRSSLLLAGAWFCLLLLTLTIIAGGLTAGTHAGFIFNEFPLMGGSLIPADYAHLHPFWRNGLENTAAVQFNHRLLATFCSLAILTLIFCGLKKRLERHTQISFILLGWAIILQYSLGITTLLLVVPVWAGTLHQTWAAIVLGLLLFVIYQLHLKPLQISTLAEQKSE from the coding sequence ATGTTACTGGGCATGATCTCCCTTGGCGGAGCGACACGATTAACAGGATCGGGCCTTTCCATTATGGAATGGAACCCTATCCAAGGCATTATCCCACCACTTTCGCATGCGGAATGGGAAAGGCTATTTGCCCTTTATAAAACCATCCCCCAGTATAAAATTCTTCATAATGGATTTAGTCTTCATGATTTTCAGACCATCTTCTGGCTGGAGTGGATTCACCGGTTCTGGGGACGACTGATGGGGTTTGCCCTGGTTCTTCCCCTCATTTATTTCATTTACAAGAAAATGGTTACCGTCCGACTTGCTTTAATTCTTGGTGGACTCTTTGTTCTCGGGGGGCTTCAAGGGCTGATCGGCTGGTTTATGGTGGCCTCTGGCTTTAACCCAAACAGTACCGCAGTAGCGCCCGTACGCCTGGTATTACACCTGCTTTTTGCCCTTCTCCTTTATGCAGCCCTATTATGGACAGCTTTTAGCACCTATTGGCCAAAACAGCCCCTTCAACAGAGCTATAAAACCCGTTCCTCCCTTCTTTTGGCCGGTGCCTGGTTTTGCCTGCTGCTCCTCACACTTACCATCATTGCCGGGGGGCTAACAGCTGGCACCCATGCAGGTTTTATTTTTAACGAATTTCCCCTTATGGGCGGCTCCCTAATCCCAGCGGACTATGCTCATCTCCATCCTTTTTGGAGAAATGGACTGGAAAATACGGCTGCTGTGCAATTCAACCACCGCCTCCTTGCCACATTTTGCAGTTTGGCTATTCTTACCCTCATTTTCTGTGGCCTTAAAAAAAGGCTGGAAAGACACACCCAAATCTCTTTTATTCTTCTTGGCTGGGCGATTATCCTGCAGTATAGCCTAGGCATAACAACCTTGTTACTCGTAGTCCCCGTATGGGCAGGAACCTTGCACCAAACATGGGCAGCGATTGTTTTAGGGCTTCTCTTGTTTGTTATTTATCAACTCCACCTTAAACCCTTGCAGATTTCAACCCTTGCAGAACAGAAAAGCGAATAA
- the tldD gene encoding metalloprotease TldD codes for MSSSSKHLNALAETDHIFFNPANTPLSLNEAEQIVSQALTNMEDGELFLEYSESEVIALDEGIIRSASFNSSKGFGLRAVTGDESGYAHSDEISKAALERAANTLTPIQKRDSSFSASPTKTNHALYRPDNPLKEQDFSERAATLSEIDLYARAANPHVVQVSASLTSHWQAVQIIRPDGQRTADIRPLVRLNVSIVIEKNGRREDGSFGCGGRYPLSRLLNKKTWKHAVNEALRQAKVNMESIAAPAGEMAVVLGAGWPGILLHEAVGHGLEGDFNRKKTSAFAEMVGKRVAAPGVTIVDDGTLPDCRGSLNIDDEGTPTNRTVMIEDGILTGFIQDRLNARLMNTHSTGNGRRQSYAYPPMPRMTNTIMLAGNATTEEMISSTKKGLYAVNFGGGQVDITSGKFVFAASEAYMIENGKITRPVKGATLIGDGPSVLTKVSMIGNNMALDPGIGTCGKAGQGVPVGVGQPTLKITGITVGGTSQS; via the coding sequence ATGTCTTCATCATCAAAACATCTTAACGCCCTGGCCGAAACCGATCATATTTTTTTTAACCCTGCAAACACACCCCTTTCATTAAATGAGGCGGAGCAGATTGTCTCACAAGCACTCACCAATATGGAAGATGGTGAGCTTTTTCTAGAATATAGCGAAAGCGAAGTCATTGCTCTTGACGAAGGAATTATCCGCTCGGCTTCCTTTAACAGTTCAAAAGGTTTTGGGCTACGGGCCGTAACAGGCGATGAGAGTGGCTATGCCCATTCAGATGAAATTAGCAAAGCAGCCCTTGAGCGAGCTGCCAATACCCTTACACCTATCCAGAAAAGGGACTCTTCCTTTTCGGCTTCACCTACCAAAACCAACCATGCCCTTTATCGCCCCGATAACCCATTAAAAGAGCAGGATTTTTCAGAACGGGCTGCAACCCTCTCTGAAATTGATCTCTATGCACGAGCAGCAAACCCCCATGTTGTGCAGGTCAGCGCATCGCTGACCTCTCATTGGCAGGCTGTGCAGATTATCCGTCCAGATGGCCAGCGCACGGCCGATATACGGCCTCTAGTAAGGCTGAATGTCTCCATTGTTATTGAAAAAAATGGCCGACGCGAGGATGGTTCCTTTGGCTGTGGTGGACGCTACCCACTCAGCCGCCTTTTAAACAAAAAAACATGGAAACATGCCGTTAATGAAGCCCTGAGACAAGCTAAAGTTAACATGGAGAGTATTGCCGCGCCAGCCGGGGAAATGGCCGTTGTTCTGGGCGCGGGCTGGCCTGGTATTTTACTTCATGAAGCTGTAGGGCATGGCCTGGAGGGGGATTTTAATCGCAAAAAAACCTCAGCCTTTGCAGAGATGGTAGGCAAAAGAGTGGCTGCTCCAGGGGTCACTATTGTGGATGATGGCACATTACCTGACTGCCGCGGCAGTTTGAATATTGACGATGAAGGCACCCCTACAAACCGCACTGTGATGATCGAAGATGGCATTCTCACCGGATTTATTCAGGATCGACTGAATGCTCGGCTTATGAACACCCATTCCACAGGCAATGGTCGGCGTCAATCCTATGCTTACCCACCTATGCCGCGGATGACCAATACCATTATGCTTGCAGGAAACGCCACCACGGAAGAGATGATCAGCTCAACCAAGAAGGGCCTTTATGCCGTTAATTTTGGGGGTGGCCAAGTCGATATCACCTCGGGGAAATTTGTCTTTGCAGCCTCTGAAGCCTATATGATCGAAAACGGTAAAATTACCAGACCCGTCAAAGGAGCAACCCTGATAGGGGATGGCCCCAGCGTATTAACCAAGGTCAGTATGATTGGGAATAATATGGCCCTTGACCCTGGGATTGGCACCTGTGGAAAGGCAGGCCAAGGAGTGCCGGTTGGGGTTGGCCAGCCCACCCTTAAAATTACGGGAATTACAGTGGGCGGCACAAGCCAAAGCTAA